A part of Candidatus Palauibacter scopulicola genomic DNA contains:
- a CDS encoding ATP-binding protein, with product MSGPALEPTAREITQARLATLGMLVAGIAHELNTPLGALNSNHHVIERALLKLGKILEDEVVTPDELDEVRRVVRATESVLRTNGIAVERMVSLVRNLRNFGRPTTSEPRPVDLHEGIEGTLALLGHELREIEVVRDFGDLPLVVCHPNRINQVFMNLVHNAAQAMQGGGVLTIRTRAEGDHAHVRVADTGRGIPPDVIEEIFEPGFTTKGERIGMGLGLAITLQIVHQHGGDISVESEPGRGTTFDVHLPLRQPTGPARKEASE from the coding sequence GTGAGCGGGCCTGCACTTGAGCCGACGGCCCGCGAGATCACGCAGGCCCGACTCGCGACGCTCGGCATGCTCGTCGCGGGAATCGCACACGAACTCAACACGCCGCTGGGCGCGCTGAACAGCAACCACCACGTCATCGAGCGCGCGCTCCTCAAGTTAGGGAAGATCCTCGAAGACGAGGTCGTCACGCCGGACGAACTCGACGAGGTCCGGCGGGTGGTGCGGGCCACGGAGTCGGTGCTGCGAACGAACGGCATCGCGGTGGAACGCATGGTGAGCCTCGTACGGAACCTGCGGAACTTCGGGCGGCCCACGACGTCCGAGCCTCGTCCCGTGGACCTTCACGAGGGCATCGAGGGCACGCTGGCGCTTCTCGGACACGAGCTGAGGGAGATCGAGGTCGTCCGCGACTTCGGGGACCTCCCGCTCGTCGTGTGCCATCCGAACCGGATCAACCAGGTGTTCATGAACCTCGTGCACAACGCGGCCCAGGCCATGCAGGGTGGCGGCGTGCTCACAATCCGAACGCGCGCGGAAGGGGACCACGCGCACGTCCGCGTCGCCGACACGGGCCGGGGCATCCCGCCCGACGTCATCGAGGAGATTTTCGAGCCCGGCTTCACGACCAAGGGCGAGCGGATCGGGATGGGTCTGGGTCTCGCGATCACGCTCCAGATCGTACACCAGCACGGAGGAGACATCTCGGTCGAGAGCGAACCGGGACGCGGGACGACGTTCGACGTGCATCTCCCGCTTCGGCAGCCTACGGGTCCCGCACGGAAGGAGGCCTCGGAATGA
- a CDS encoding cytochrome C oxidase subunit IV family protein, whose amino-acid sequence MSEAGGHAASAADDHAHEHPKYMLIWLYLAILTILEVLVAFLAIPKWMIVVSLLIMAVWKALLVALYYMHLKFEPNRLRLVALAPLPAVAIMIIAIMMEYV is encoded by the coding sequence ATGAGTGAAGCCGGAGGACACGCGGCGAGCGCCGCGGACGATCACGCGCACGAGCATCCGAAGTACATGCTCATCTGGCTGTACCTGGCCATTCTCACGATCCTCGAGGTGCTGGTGGCGTTCCTGGCGATCCCGAAGTGGATGATCGTGGTGTCGCTGCTCATCATGGCCGTCTGGAAGGCGCTGCTCGTCGCGCTCTACTACATGCACCTGAAATTTGAACCCAACCGCTTGCGGCTGGTGGCGCTGGCGCCGCTCCCGGCGGTGGCCATCATGATCATCGCGATCATGATGGAGTACGTGTAG
- the hutI gene encoding imidazolonepropionase: MPRLANIGCLATCASPAGQDDIGIIRDAGLVWRDGAVRWTGPAAALPAEYEAEPARDAGGGLVIPGLVDAHTHLAFGGWRAGEFSDRIRGRGYLEIAAAGGGIASTVRATRALDEEALLTRAHEFLSAMVSVGITTVEAKSGYGLDLETELRLLRVYRRLGEMGPARVVATCLAAHVVPPEWAADRAGYVKLITERILPAVAEEGLAEFCDVFVEDSAFSADEARRICERGSELGLRPKLHVDQLSGGGGAELAASLGAVSADHLEYVSEAGIGALAAAGVVAVTLPLATLYLNQAPPPARALIEGGVAVAVASDFNPGTAPSWHLPFAMTLACTRQRMTPAEVLKGATRYAARALGREGEVGSLEPGAAADFAVIDAPDVEHWLYHLRPNACIATAVGGEVRHGVLREA, encoded by the coding sequence ATGCCGCGCCTCGCGAACATCGGCTGCCTCGCCACCTGCGCGAGCCCCGCCGGCCAGGACGACATCGGGATCATCCGGGACGCCGGACTCGTGTGGCGCGATGGGGCCGTGCGCTGGACCGGGCCGGCCGCGGCGCTGCCGGCGGAATACGAGGCGGAGCCCGCCCGGGACGCCGGCGGAGGGCTCGTCATTCCCGGACTCGTGGACGCGCACACCCATCTCGCCTTCGGCGGCTGGCGGGCGGGCGAGTTCTCCGACCGAATCCGGGGCCGCGGCTACCTGGAGATCGCCGCGGCGGGCGGCGGGATCGCGTCCACCGTGCGAGCCACGCGCGCGCTCGACGAGGAGGCGCTTCTCACCCGGGCGCACGAGTTCCTTTCCGCGATGGTGTCCGTCGGGATCACGACCGTAGAGGCGAAGAGCGGGTACGGACTGGACCTCGAGACGGAACTCCGGCTCCTGCGGGTGTACCGCCGGCTCGGCGAGATGGGACCGGCGCGGGTCGTCGCGACGTGCCTCGCCGCGCACGTCGTCCCTCCGGAATGGGCGGCGGACCGGGCGGGCTATGTGAAGCTCATCACGGAGCGGATCCTGCCCGCCGTGGCCGAGGAGGGGTTGGCCGAGTTCTGCGATGTGTTCGTCGAGGACTCCGCTTTCTCCGCCGACGAGGCCCGGCGGATCTGCGAACGGGGATCCGAGCTGGGGCTGCGGCCGAAACTCCACGTGGATCAGCTCTCCGGGGGTGGCGGGGCCGAACTCGCCGCGTCACTCGGTGCCGTGTCGGCGGACCACCTGGAGTACGTGTCGGAGGCCGGGATCGGGGCGCTCGCGGCGGCCGGCGTCGTCGCGGTCACGCTCCCCCTCGCCACCCTCTATCTGAACCAGGCGCCGCCCCCGGCCCGGGCGCTCATCGAGGGCGGCGTCGCGGTGGCGGTCGCCAGCGACTTCAACCCCGGCACGGCCCCGTCCTGGCACCTTCCCTTCGCCATGACGCTGGCGTGCACGCGACAGCGGATGACGCCCGCCGAAGTGCTCAAGGGCGCGACGCGCTACGCGGCCCGCGCCCTGGGCCGCGAAGGTGAAGTGGGGTCGCTGGAACCGGGCGCCGCGGCGGACTTCGCGGTCATCGATGCCCCGGACGTGGAGCACTGGCTCTACCATCTGCGGCCCAACGCGTGCATCGCCACGGCGGTCGGCGGCGAGGTCCGACACGGAGTTCTCCGCGAGGCCTAG
- the cyoE gene encoding heme o synthase, producing MEAGSLLKARIPLGGMSRRVHALRGALPAYLELTKPRITALVVVSAAAGFLLGAASFDFALFAQAMAGVALVASGTSAMNQVLERDVDALMGRTRARPLPAGRIAAPPAAAFSGVLAAAGIVWLWIAVNPLTAGLALATFISYDFVYTPLKRVHSLSTVVGAVPGALPILGGWTAATGQLGPGGWALFAILFVWQLPHFLALAWLLRDDYEAAGLRMLSVGDFEGRRTRHQALLYALTLIPVSLLPSVLDLTGVAYFAVALGLGGFFVWTAFRFARAATPANARGLFRASILYLPLLMAVLVLDKL from the coding sequence GTGGAGGCCGGCAGCCTGCTGAAGGCCCGCATCCCGCTCGGCGGGATGTCGCGGAGGGTCCACGCGCTTCGCGGGGCGCTTCCCGCATATCTGGAGCTCACGAAGCCGCGCATCACGGCGCTCGTCGTCGTGAGCGCGGCCGCCGGTTTTCTTCTGGGCGCGGCGAGCTTCGACTTCGCCCTCTTCGCGCAGGCCATGGCCGGCGTTGCGCTTGTCGCCTCCGGGACGAGCGCGATGAACCAGGTGCTGGAGCGGGACGTCGACGCGCTCATGGGGCGCACCCGCGCGCGGCCCCTGCCGGCCGGCCGGATCGCGGCGCCCCCGGCCGCGGCCTTCTCCGGCGTCCTGGCCGCAGCGGGTATCGTCTGGCTGTGGATCGCGGTCAATCCGCTCACCGCGGGCCTCGCGCTCGCCACCTTCATCTCCTACGACTTCGTCTACACGCCGCTCAAGCGCGTGCACTCGCTCTCCACCGTCGTGGGCGCGGTGCCCGGGGCCCTGCCCATTCTCGGCGGCTGGACCGCCGCCACCGGACAGCTCGGTCCCGGCGGCTGGGCGCTGTTCGCCATCCTCTTCGTCTGGCAGTTGCCGCACTTCCTCGCGCTGGCGTGGCTGCTCCGCGACGACTACGAGGCGGCGGGGCTTCGCATGCTCTCGGTCGGCGATTTCGAGGGCCGGCGGACGCGCCACCAGGCGCTGCTCTACGCGCTGACGCTGATTCCGGTGAGCCTGCTCCCGAGCGTACTCGACCTCACCGGCGTCGCCTACTTCGCGGTGGCGCTTGGCCTCGGCGGCTTCTTCGTGTGGACCGCGTTCCGCTTCGCCCGTGCCGCGACGCCGGCGAACGCCCGGGGTTTGTTCCGGGCCTCGATCCTGTATCTTCCACTGCTCATGGCGGTACTCGTCCTCGACAAGCTGTAG
- the hutU gene encoding urocanate hydratase, translating to MKPAGPIRAPRGTTLSCRGWHQEAALRMLMNNLDPDVAERPGDLIVYGGAGKAARDWTAYAKIVETLRRLENDETLLVQSGKPVGVFRTHDEAPRVLIANAHLVPRWGDIDEFRRLDALGLTMYGQMTAGSWIYIGTQGILQGTYETFAELARQHFGGSLAGRFVVTAGLGGMGGAQPLAATMNGGAFLGVEVREDRIRRRLDTGYCDRMATDLDEALEWLTTAVDRREALSVALLGNIAEVLPALAAGGVVPDVLTDQTSAHDLRLGYIPAGLSVEAAETMSASDPDGYVERVLDSMVAHVSAMLALRERGAVAFDYGNNLRGQVADLRGMSEAFDIPGFVPAFIRPLFCRGAGPFRWAALSGDPGDIAATDAAVLETFPEKEALGRWIRQARERVRFQGLPSRICWLEYGERAEMGERFNWLVKTGRVRAPIVIGRDHLDTGSVASPNRETEGMRDGSDAIADWPLLNAMLNTACGASWVSIHNGGGVGIGYSTHAGMVCVADGTESGSRRLERVLTADPGTGVMRHADAGYPEAIRTARERGVDLPMLE from the coding sequence ATGAAACCGGCCGGACCGATCCGGGCGCCGAGGGGAACGACGCTCTCCTGCAGGGGATGGCACCAGGAGGCGGCCCTCCGGATGCTCATGAACAACCTCGACCCGGACGTGGCGGAGCGTCCCGGCGACCTCATCGTGTACGGGGGCGCGGGGAAGGCGGCGCGCGACTGGACCGCGTACGCGAAGATCGTGGAGACGCTGCGGCGGCTCGAGAACGACGAGACCCTCCTCGTCCAGAGCGGAAAGCCGGTCGGCGTATTCCGCACCCACGACGAAGCGCCGCGCGTCCTCATCGCGAACGCCCACCTCGTACCCCGCTGGGGAGATATCGACGAGTTCCGGCGCCTCGATGCGCTGGGGCTGACGATGTACGGGCAGATGACCGCGGGTTCGTGGATCTACATCGGCACCCAGGGCATCCTCCAGGGGACGTACGAGACGTTCGCGGAACTCGCGCGGCAGCACTTCGGGGGCTCCCTCGCGGGACGGTTTGTTGTGACCGCCGGACTGGGCGGAATGGGGGGTGCCCAGCCGCTCGCCGCGACGATGAATGGAGGGGCTTTCCTCGGCGTCGAGGTCCGGGAGGACCGGATTCGCCGCCGCCTCGACACGGGCTACTGCGACCGCATGGCGACGGATCTGGACGAGGCGCTGGAGTGGCTCACCACCGCCGTGGACCGGCGAGAGGCGCTTTCCGTAGCCCTGCTCGGGAACATCGCCGAAGTCCTGCCGGCGCTCGCGGCGGGCGGCGTTGTGCCCGACGTGCTCACGGACCAGACCTCGGCGCACGACCTTCGCCTCGGCTACATCCCCGCGGGCCTGTCCGTGGAAGCGGCCGAGACCATGAGCGCCTCGGACCCGGACGGCTACGTCGAGCGGGTCCTCGATTCGATGGTGGCGCACGTGTCGGCCATGCTCGCGCTCAGGGAGAGGGGGGCGGTCGCGTTCGACTACGGGAACAACCTCCGCGGCCAGGTCGCCGACCTGCGCGGGATGTCGGAGGCCTTCGACATTCCGGGCTTCGTGCCGGCCTTCATTCGACCCCTCTTCTGCCGGGGCGCGGGACCCTTCCGCTGGGCCGCCCTCTCCGGTGACCCCGGGGATATCGCGGCGACGGACGCCGCCGTCCTCGAAACCTTCCCCGAGAAGGAGGCGCTGGGCCGTTGGATCCGCCAGGCGCGCGAGCGGGTCCGCTTCCAGGGCCTCCCCTCCCGCATCTGCTGGCTCGAATACGGCGAGCGCGCGGAGATGGGCGAGCGCTTCAACTGGCTGGTGAAGACGGGACGGGTGCGGGCGCCCATCGTGATTGGGCGCGACCATCTCGACACCGGCTCCGTGGCTTCGCCGAACCGGGAGACGGAGGGCATGCGGGACGGCTCCGACGCGATCGCCGACTGGCCGCTGCTCAACGCCATGCTCAACACCGCCTGCGGGGCAAGCTGGGTTTCGATCCACAACGGGGGCGGCGTGGGCATCGGGTATTCCACGCACGCGGGCATGGTGTGCGTCGCCGACGGGACGGAATCGGGCAGCCGGCGGCTGGAGCGGGTGCTCACGGCGGATCCGGGGACCGGCGTCATGCGGCACGCCGACGCGGGGTATCCGGAGGCGATCCGCACGGCCCGCGAGCGCGGGGTCGACCTTCCCATGCTCGAGTAA
- a CDS encoding non-canonical purine NTP pyrophosphatase, translating into MGGLNPPPVLVATRSAHKLREIRGLLADLPVRLLGPEDLGLREHEEENDLEPFDTFARNALSKAKYFHRRSGLPVLADDSGLCVDALGGGPGVRTRRFAPPDRVERWGRDEANNRWLLHRMEGVDAGRRRAHYRCAVALTDDLRHEVVEGIVHGRIARRPSGSGGFGYDPLFVPEGHDRTYAELPAVVKTATSHRARAIRQARGWIEREVLR; encoded by the coding sequence TTGGGCGGACTGAATCCGCCCCCGGTCCTCGTCGCCACGCGCAGCGCCCACAAACTCCGCGAAATCCGCGGACTCCTCGCCGACCTTCCCGTCCGGTTGCTCGGCCCGGAGGATCTCGGCCTTCGCGAGCACGAGGAAGAGAACGACCTCGAGCCCTTCGACACCTTCGCGCGCAACGCCCTGTCCAAGGCGAAGTACTTCCACCGCCGGTCCGGCCTCCCCGTGCTCGCGGACGATTCGGGCCTTTGCGTGGACGCCCTCGGAGGCGGCCCGGGCGTGCGCACCCGGCGCTTCGCCCCGCCCGACCGCGTCGAGCGCTGGGGGCGGGACGAAGCGAACAACCGCTGGCTCCTCCATCGGATGGAAGGCGTGGACGCGGGCCGCCGCAGGGCGCACTATCGTTGCGCGGTCGCGCTCACGGACGATCTGCGCCACGAAGTCGTGGAGGGCATCGTGCACGGCCGGATCGCGCGCCGGCCGAGCGGTTCGGGAGGCTTCGGCTACGACCCGCTCTTCGTGCCGGAGGGCCACGACCGCACCTACGCGGAACTGCCCGCCGTGGTGAAGACGGCGACGAGCCACCGTGCGAGGGCGATCCGGCAAGCCAGGGGATGGATCGAAAGGGAAGTGCTGCGGTGA
- a CDS encoding metallophosphoesterase — MSVLLGCAVAAAGAGWSGTSAPASGDATSPAGSPAQPGQPGWHVAGEYGLYVAFAGPGIEVRWLTEEERPGLVRAIVDGRVVDERTTEPGYAHAARLRVRAPEVTLEYGAEPPDADGRAAPLHRTRIWAEPPPPEVDLAGRDSVFVFGDVHGEFDRVISLLGLAGLIDAEGRWTGGGAAVAFLGDLFDRGNDVTRLLWFVYGLEREAMAAGGRVITLLGNHEAMVLSGDLRYVAPKEQTIGELHGISYETLFDPERSVLGGWIAAKPGLVRLEDVLFAHGGVSPAFVDSSLEEYQDTLETFIAEPLFTRWRDEAFLREYVREARLDTAQIYRRYDFFFGPESVLWYRDLVLTDTLGAHLDAVLERFGADTHVVGHTPVPTIRESYGGKLIAADLLDAATEMLHLTRRRDGGWNRTVIRLDGGTVKLDSAAPPGL; from the coding sequence ATGTCCGTGCTGCTGGGCTGTGCCGTCGCCGCCGCGGGAGCGGGGTGGTCCGGCACCTCCGCGCCCGCTTCCGGAGACGCGACTTCGCCGGCCGGCTCCCCCGCGCAACCGGGGCAGCCCGGTTGGCACGTCGCGGGGGAGTACGGACTCTACGTCGCCTTCGCCGGCCCCGGCATCGAGGTGCGCTGGCTGACCGAGGAGGAGCGGCCCGGCCTGGTGCGGGCGATCGTCGATGGCCGGGTGGTCGATGAGCGGACGACGGAGCCGGGATACGCGCACGCGGCTCGCCTGCGGGTACGGGCGCCCGAAGTCACCCTCGAATACGGAGCTGAGCCTCCGGACGCCGACGGCCGGGCCGCGCCGCTTCACCGAACCCGGATCTGGGCGGAGCCCCCACCGCCGGAAGTCGACCTCGCGGGCCGCGACTCGGTGTTCGTGTTCGGCGACGTGCACGGCGAATTCGACCGGGTCATCTCGCTGCTCGGCCTGGCCGGCCTGATCGACGCGGAAGGGCGCTGGACGGGCGGCGGCGCCGCGGTCGCCTTTCTCGGCGACCTGTTCGACCGGGGAAACGACGTGACCCGCCTCCTCTGGTTCGTTTACGGTCTGGAACGGGAGGCCATGGCGGCCGGCGGCCGGGTCATCACGCTCCTTGGCAATCATGAAGCGATGGTCCTGTCCGGCGACCTACGCTACGTGGCGCCGAAGGAACAGACGATCGGCGAGCTGCACGGCATCTCCTACGAGACGCTGTTCGATCCGGAGAGGTCTGTCCTCGGCGGCTGGATCGCGGCCAAGCCGGGGCTCGTTCGACTGGAGGACGTGCTGTTCGCTCATGGGGGCGTGAGTCCGGCATTTGTCGACTCGTCGCTCGAGGAGTACCAGGACACCCTGGAGACCTTCATCGCGGAACCGCTGTTCACGAGATGGCGGGACGAAGCGTTCCTCCGCGAATACGTGCGTGAAGCCCGGCTCGATACCGCCCAGATCTATCGCCGCTACGACTTCTTCTTCGGACCGGAGAGCGTGCTCTGGTATCGGGATCTCGTGCTCACCGATACGCTCGGGGCCCACCTCGATGCCGTTCTGGAGCGCTTCGGAGCCGACACGCACGTCGTCGGACACACGCCCGTGCCCACGATCCGCGAGAGCTACGGGGGCAAGCTCATCGCGGCAGACCTGCTCGACGCCGCCACCGAGATGCTCCACCTCACCCGTCGGCGGGACGGCGGATGGAACCGTACCGTCATCAGGCTTGACGGGGGCACCGTCAAGCTCGACTCGGCCGCGCCCCCCGGCCTCTGA
- a CDS encoding HEAT repeat domain-containing protein encodes MKFRGVFARRAGAGKLFAMMGLAALVLFVIGILRPLRSAFALSGLAAGDFYQVYFISAAVVVVAPFYNFLSDRISWRRLIPLTAAFFALSMVAFRLLYRPGEAWFGLVFYGWYDVLAASLVTHFYIATQVFYNARDAKRAYPIVIASGSAGATLGALLTTVFTSGGGPSENLLLVAGAALLALAGGLALVWSREPPEPPSEYAHAEDPELERSDLRRMAAHPQVRLIAATVLLTIVVKQFIDYQYNTLTREVFTDLGAIAGFLAFVDVLTQWLPIVVLLALRPVLRRWGAAVAVIIFPVAVILATGALAAAVWLSTAALAVAVGARTTEKTFRYSAERTGREILYVPVPEDIKLKAKSYIDVAVEKGLGKALSGVLIAIPSLALAGVSIMGRLIILGVVGVALAGVLLLAFLRVRKSYVTSLAQSFEGRFASLRGTFVSMEDAGALALARDALGDERPLKVAFAFDVLRGATPEDIEALSPELYRLLEHDNPGLRARALRSLTRAPGLSNEEAVRARLEDPDAAVRRAAVRLLALRAAPRARDVLIPLLDSESTNARSAALDCLFSDFGAARAERIATPRFEHLLREHERGALDESGARELAMAAGLVPGHPAVERILLELISDPREEVAAAAVRSASRLPQPALVQAAIASLATPRTRSAARDGLARRGEEIVKPLLAALADPTGDPWVRRGVASVLGEIATPATIDALITSYLLPETEQALDDQALVSLHRLRTGHDHLTFPVERVLEAVEREVEASRRYRRAATALEGVTASMPRTLLLRALDEASRDRRASAFRWLGLVYPEQPMRRSYLALESGDPRRRANALEWIETTVGHRTFSDLRPVLAEEAPQGAAPEPEEVLRELWDDEDAWIARCALWTSFETDRAATGEALRGFAPAEPALARVASRIARRAEDPARESGDERDEEEMELIEKVFRLQSVDLLSGVESRQLALLASIAREVEVRPDAIFIRRGEPTDALYLVIHGEVSLEGEGEGSISITDGEAFGTWALIDEHPSLVEARAVEPTRVLRITREDFRDLLIDHPELGLDLLRGLASRVRGLAVA; translated from the coding sequence GTGAAGTTCCGCGGGGTCTTCGCGCGAAGGGCGGGGGCGGGGAAGCTGTTCGCCATGATGGGGCTGGCGGCGCTCGTCCTCTTCGTCATCGGCATCCTGCGCCCGCTGCGCAGTGCCTTCGCGCTCTCCGGGCTCGCGGCGGGCGATTTCTACCAGGTGTACTTCATCAGCGCGGCGGTCGTGGTCGTCGCCCCGTTCTACAACTTCCTCTCGGACCGGATATCGTGGCGCCGCCTCATCCCCCTGACGGCGGCGTTCTTCGCCCTCAGCATGGTTGCCTTCCGCCTCCTCTACCGGCCGGGGGAGGCGTGGTTCGGGCTGGTCTTCTACGGGTGGTACGACGTGCTGGCGGCCTCGCTCGTCACGCACTTCTACATCGCGACGCAGGTCTTCTACAACGCGCGCGACGCGAAACGCGCCTATCCCATCGTCATCGCCTCGGGTTCGGCCGGGGCCACGCTGGGGGCGCTCCTCACGACCGTCTTCACGTCGGGCGGAGGGCCGTCGGAGAATCTGCTTCTCGTGGCGGGCGCCGCCCTTCTCGCGCTGGCGGGAGGCCTCGCCCTCGTCTGGTCGCGGGAGCCGCCGGAGCCGCCATCGGAGTACGCGCACGCGGAAGATCCCGAACTCGAGCGCAGCGACCTGAGGCGCATGGCCGCACACCCGCAGGTGCGGCTCATCGCGGCCACCGTGCTGCTGACCATCGTCGTCAAGCAGTTCATCGACTACCAGTACAACACGCTCACGCGAGAGGTCTTCACCGATCTGGGCGCGATCGCCGGCTTCCTGGCCTTCGTCGATGTGCTCACGCAGTGGCTTCCGATCGTGGTCCTCCTCGCACTGCGTCCGGTCCTGCGCCGCTGGGGGGCGGCGGTGGCCGTCATCATCTTCCCCGTGGCCGTGATCCTCGCGACCGGAGCGCTCGCCGCCGCGGTGTGGCTGTCCACCGCCGCGCTCGCCGTCGCCGTCGGGGCCCGGACGACGGAGAAGACGTTCCGGTATTCCGCCGAGCGCACGGGCCGCGAGATCCTCTATGTCCCCGTCCCCGAGGACATCAAGCTCAAGGCGAAGTCGTACATCGACGTGGCGGTGGAGAAGGGGCTGGGGAAGGCGCTCTCCGGCGTACTCATCGCCATCCCCTCGCTCGCGCTCGCCGGCGTTTCGATCATGGGCCGGCTCATCATCCTCGGGGTCGTCGGCGTGGCGCTGGCGGGCGTCCTGCTGCTCGCCTTCCTCAGGGTGCGAAAGTCGTACGTCACGAGTCTCGCGCAATCCTTCGAGGGGCGCTTCGCGAGCCTGCGCGGGACCTTCGTGTCGATGGAGGATGCGGGCGCGCTCGCGCTCGCGCGGGACGCGCTCGGGGACGAGCGGCCGCTGAAGGTCGCGTTCGCCTTCGACGTACTGCGCGGCGCCACGCCGGAGGACATCGAGGCGCTCTCCCCGGAGTTGTACCGCCTCCTCGAACACGACAACCCCGGCCTGCGGGCGAGAGCGTTGCGATCCCTGACGCGCGCCCCCGGGCTCTCGAACGAGGAGGCCGTGCGGGCCCGGCTCGAGGATCCGGATGCCGCCGTGCGGCGCGCCGCAGTTCGCCTTCTCGCCCTGAGGGCGGCGCCGCGCGCCCGCGATGTCCTCATCCCGCTCCTCGACTCGGAGTCGACGAACGCCCGCTCGGCCGCGCTCGACTGCCTGTTCAGTGACTTCGGCGCCGCGCGAGCCGAGCGCATCGCGACCCCCCGCTTCGAACACCTGCTGCGGGAACACGAGCGGGGGGCGCTCGACGAATCCGGCGCGCGCGAGCTGGCGATGGCGGCAGGCCTCGTCCCCGGTCATCCCGCGGTGGAGCGCATCCTCCTCGAACTCATCTCCGATCCCCGCGAAGAGGTTGCGGCGGCGGCCGTGCGCAGCGCATCCCGGCTTCCGCAACCGGCTCTCGTGCAGGCGGCGATCGCGTCGCTGGCGACCCCACGCACGCGGAGCGCGGCGCGCGACGGCCTCGCGCGACGGGGAGAGGAGATCGTCAAACCGCTGCTCGCGGCGCTTGCCGACCCGACTGGCGATCCGTGGGTACGCCGAGGCGTGGCGAGCGTGCTGGGGGAGATCGCGACGCCGGCGACGATCGACGCATTGATCACGTCCTATCTGCTGCCGGAAACCGAACAGGCGCTCGACGACCAGGCCCTCGTCTCGCTCCACCGGCTGCGCACGGGGCACGATCACCTCACTTTCCCGGTGGAGAGGGTGCTCGAGGCCGTGGAGCGCGAGGTCGAGGCATCGCGCCGCTACCGCCGCGCCGCCACCGCGCTCGAGGGCGTGACGGCGTCGATGCCCCGGACGCTGCTCCTCCGGGCGCTCGACGAGGCGAGTAGGGACCGGCGGGCGAGTGCCTTCCGGTGGCTCGGGCTCGTATATCCCGAACAACCGATGCGGCGCAGCTACCTGGCCCTCGAGAGCGGGGACCCGCGCCGCCGGGCGAACGCGCTGGAATGGATCGAGACCACGGTCGGGCACCGCACGTTCTCGGACCTCAGGCCGGTGCTCGCGGAGGAGGCGCCCCAGGGGGCCGCGCCCGAGCCGGAGGAGGTGCTGCGGGAGCTATGGGACGATGAGGACGCCTGGATCGCGAGGTGCGCGCTCTGGACATCCTTCGAGACGGACCGCGCGGCGACGGGAGAGGCCCTCCGCGGTTTCGCGCCGGCGGAGCCGGCGCTGGCCCGGGTGGCCAGCCGGATCGCACGACGGGCGGAGGACCCCGCGCGGGAGTCGGGGGACGAACGAGACGAGGAAGAGATGGAACTGATCGAAAAGGTGTTCCGCCTGCAGAGCGTGGATCTCCTCTCGGGCGTGGAGAGCCGGCAACTCGCGCTCCTCGCCTCGATCGCGAGAGAGGTCGAGGTGCGGCCGGACGCCATCTTCATCCGCAGGGGGGAGCCGACGGACGCCCTCTATCTCGTGATCCACGGCGAGGTTTCGCTCGAGGGGGAGGGAGAAGGATCGATCTCCATCACGGACGGAGAGGCGTTCGGGACGTGGGCGCTGATCGACGAACACCCGAGTCTCGTCGAGGCGCGCGCCGTCGAGCCCACCCGCGTGCTGCGCATCACCCGCGAGGACTTTCGAGACCTCCTCATCGACCACCCGGAACTCGGCCTCGACCTGCTCCGCGGTCTCGCGAGTCGCGTTCGCGGCCTGGCGGTGGCATGA
- a CDS encoding response regulator, translating to MDEIKPDGGTVMVVDDEDMVVDAIQGFLELETDHLVLPFTSARDALAHLEEEPVHAIVADLMMPELDGVQFLTRARRMRPEATRILLTGYADKENAILAINEAGLYQYLEKPWNNDALAFAIRNGVERSLLFRALTERIAELEAANDELAGLRQRWIQAFL from the coding sequence ATGGATGAGATCAAGCCGGACGGCGGCACCGTGATGGTCGTCGACGACGAGGACATGGTCGTGGACGCCATCCAGGGGTTCCTGGAATTGGAGACGGACCACCTCGTGCTCCCGTTCACCTCCGCGCGGGACGCGCTCGCCCACCTGGAAGAGGAGCCGGTCCACGCGATCGTGGCCGACCTCATGATGCCCGAACTCGACGGGGTGCAGTTCCTGACACGGGCCCGCCGGATGAGGCCGGAAGCGACCCGGATCCTGCTCACGGGCTACGCCGACAAGGAAAACGCCATCCTCGCCATCAACGAGGCGGGGCTCTACCAGTACCTCGAGAAGCCGTGGAACAACGACGCGCTGGCCTTCGCCATCCGCAACGGGGTCGAGCGAAGCCTCCTCTTCCGCGCGCTGACCGAACGCATCGCCGAACTCGAGGCGGCCAACGACGAACTCGCTGGTCTCCGGCAGCGCTGGATACAGGCCTTTCTGTGA